gcccaaagatggtattacacagtaaGAAATCGaatgcccaaccatgggagagtttcgccctaccaagcaacttggcctcggccagcaattctgtcctagtcagtcactgtattatttgtgccacataggtaaaaaaccacgatgggaagacttagtgcacccatagtatagacagaccgctgtaacattcctgtagcaaaggtataaacagaccccaggaacatttttgtagcagcagtataggcagacccctgtaacatttttgtagctgcagtataggcagaccccagtaccatttctgtagtggaagtatagacagaccccagtaacatttctctagcagcagtatcagcagaccactgtaacatttatgtagcagaagcatatgcagatcccagtaccatttttgcagcagcagtataggctgccatccatgacaggacctgctcacactgctctgtttgcaataaaggtctaccaagaggacccataaattgtgatatgaagctggggaccccagaaacttgcctctctcctaatcccgcagcagccggctgggatacacctggaccaggaactcggcctgtgctgaCACCATCACTTGGATctctgcatcctcgcccgcgtccacatcctcgacccctacccctacccctcagaatggtggattacgaatagagcagacacagacctctgtaaataattatggaattatatgcgtacactttcacgcagagagcggaatcgtaatgGTAActccaggaagaaaaaaaatggaaggaaggccgcaaacaggcctagcaatgcaatagtgatgcaccaaaactcccaccaggcacccagtaaaatgcagacggtcagaggtagcccaatgaaggagctttttgggtttttttggaaaaagaagacaagctatatactgtgtatatcactttccctctataagtacctgtgttggccatACGCTGAGCGTCTCTAATTccctgcagacacaggccggtgtaaataatcttggaattatgtgcgtagtctttgtcactaagagcagtatagtaaggcaaactcctggcagaaaaaaatagtcaggaaggccgcaaacaggcctaagtgcaatcgTCATGGACTAAAACtaccatcagacacccagtgaaatttaaacagtcaaaaggtagcccaactgaggagctttttggtttttttggtaaaagaatacaggatatatagtgtgtatatcacttcccctctatcagtcgctctggccgtatgctgtgcgtctctaattcactgcagacacaggccggtgtaaataatcttgaaaTTATGTGCGCAGTCTtcgtcgctgagagcagtatagtaaggcaaactcctggcagaaaaaaatagtcaggaaggccgcaaacaggcctaagtgcaatagtgatggacaaaaactcccaccagacaacctgtaaaatgcacacggtcacaggtagccgtaagaaggagcttttatttaaaaaaatttttgaaaaagaataccggctatatagtgtgtatatgactttccctctattagGGGCTCTCGCCATAccctgtgcgtgaagttgacggcagacacagagcggtgtaaaaaatgttggaattattggcgtacagttggaggctgacagcggttatgtaacgctaactgcagtcagaaaaaaaatataaggaagactgcaatcaagcctagctgtgcaatagtgatggactacaactcctatCAGACAACCTCTAAAATGcatacggtcacaggtagccctaagaaggaccgtaggggttcttgtacacaggatcctacactaccactttccctatctcagcaacactgtccctatactatgtagtacagactgcagcctgagaacgctatagctgtaatggggctgcacgctcgatatacaaaaaaaataaaaaaatttgcaaaactgctaccagcagccataacagtaatgcacatggtcagatgtggccctaagaaggactgttggggctcttgtacacaggatcctatacTAACACtttcctatagcagcaccagcactgtccctgatctctcccagtgtgtgactgtggcaagccgtgggcggccccactttaaatactcgggggtcacttgatctcgccagccactcactgcaggggggtgggatagggctggaatatcacaggaggaagttgtaatgccttccctgtgtttctattggcccaaaaatggcgcaaaactttcagggaaggaaatggaattgactcgaacatcgcgtggtgctcgcctcgagtaacgagcatctcgagtacgctaatactcaaacgagcatcaagctcggacgagtacgctcgctcatctctagtcattattctTTGGCTAAAGATCTTCCAAGACTTCTGCCGCCACTTGCGAAACCTTCTCAGATTCAGTAGCTTCACTTTCTGCCCCCTCCTTggcctcttgtacttcagaggtctGTTTAGTCTGTATCTTTTGCTCAGGTCTCACCttaacttttcttttgtttacagaaGTGATGTCTTTCTTTCAGACCGTCCACGTCTTTACAAGTAAgttccatagaaggggaggcactggtgtgagaaacttgctgttttattgtttaaaaattgtgcatattcacagaaaaGGAAGGATCGGTTTCAACTCTATCAAGTTGAGGTTATCAAGGCTCTTGACAGAGTTGAAACCGGCCCTTCCTTTTCTGTGAATAGGCacaatttttaaacaataaagcagcaagtttcTCACACCAGTGTCTCCCCTTCTATGGAACTTACTTGTGAAAGAAAGCCAAAGTGCTTTCTAGCCAGAGCTAGAAGCCGTCTAAGGTgggataaaaatcttttttttctaaacatgTCTTTACAAGCTGTTCACCTGTAGCGCCCAGGTCACCTTCATCTAATTTTTATATGTCACTACTTTCCTCCCTTTTTTTGTAGAATTGGCTCAGCCTCCGCACCTGGGCTGATTGGGCTTGTCcgcaccctggagtggaggaggtggaatggatgaccccactaccaacctgccatccattccaaaaaaaaccagGCCCCGATACCTTTAAAGAAcggatctccagcaactgcttgcggGAGACCACATTACATTCCTGGTTTCTTACGTCTCCGAGGGCGGGACGtgaccctcctccagtcccttgaTGCCTAATACCGGAACCTTGGGGCGACGCACCATTCTTCAGACCTGCCACAGGTTGTTGGACCACGCCCTTGCGGTCTCTTTGTACCAGAGTTCGCGTTCCAGCATCATTATTGGGACTCTTCCACAAGCCCTtctcttttacttgctgtctggACTGGCTCCTAGACCGCACTAGTCTCTGAACCCTCTTTTCAGCAAAATGACTCTTTGACTTCCAGAGCTTCACCTTTGCATTTAACGTCTTAGCGGACTTTTGCaataccactttttcttctgacaccaccttCATGAGGTGCTTCAAGGTTAGCGCCTCTTTCTCAATATTCTCCCACAGGATCTCCTTCTCTTCTACCGGCCGTTGGGCCACACCTTTCGACTTTTCCCGTATCAGGGTACTCTTCTCAGCACCCGTCTTGGCGCTAATCCAGTCTGGTACTTCAGTGCGCACCCGCTGGTTACGCCtctcttttgcaactttagggaACCCCGATTtcccctcagtaagccactgttcaacCATCtgttgtttcttctcccagttggacaccatctggcattggtaaccaagctccacactaatgtctactttctgctgaagactcactgtaaacttctccagttcatcatagacatcagtttgaagacaaaacagcagATTTATCGCTTCCACCTCTTTTAGGATTTCACCGTCgtgctcttcaaccgtgaccccACCTGCTGGGGgctcatacagtttctcttctATTTCTGATATAATTTTCAGGGTGGGTGTTACGGTTAACACTTCAGTCTCTTTCATATAGACCATTTCTTCAtcacgctcacattcagtgacatatcttgcagacctgattttctccaCTGTAAGCTGCCGTTCACATAGTTGCTGCGTCTTTCTTAGTCTGGACACAAGCTCCTTTTGGAGACCcagcttcacagaagcaccttctaACTCTTGCTGTatatgtactttaaccttctcaagcttatcacaggcagctgtcttctcttcatactgctgccttgtagctttTAACTCCTCTTgtacttctcttttctgctcttccacagactcCAAGCACACATCACTCTTCTCCAGTCCATATTTTAGGTCAGagacctcagcctgaagtgttgcaatctgctttgACAGATTTCTCTTAGcctctgcatcttcctctaactgcttgaggaacacatctctctcatcttgcataatcttcaggtgtgcactaagactAAGCCTgtgctgcgtctcttcttgcaccagcctctgagactcttcactcagagcttccagcttcacctgcagcctgctcacttGCTCAGATAACGCtttctgcacactgtcaccttaagttatttttatttgtagctctcgAAGCTGCATCGCTACTGTATTTTTCTTGCCttcatatgcacacttgtcttccaacaaccccttcaccttttgggtcagctcaagacactcactctTCAATGTTTCAttcactttttcaagttgcttcaactgcttggacagtttccccacaactacagcatgactccgttccagctcctggactttggttccatgtacttcacttttctcatctgtagctgggacaccagtctctcatgcagCGCTTCCAGGATTTCCTTGTCACCCAGTAAGTCtttcaagaactctgcttgcttttctgcctgactgcacgcagctttctgtatttccagctcttccttgagctgacttatctggcactccaagtcaccatttttctttgctaactgcattttcaactctgcaacctgattctgcaaacctgtagtttgattatgtacatctgtagaagctctttctaactcacaacacgtcatctccagtcttgggttttcatttgcagtttcttacagacCTGTTCATATGgcacagattgtgcctccagacatactctgcgatcagcctcCTCTCTGGCTACCTCTCTGAGGTCttttaagctctgttcacacggaacattcttctgttccagcaacaccaGGTGATCcccttcctccttagccaatctctcaaaatgctccttctcctttaagagagctgtaCTCTTTGCTTTCAGCTGCTCAACTTCTTGAAGAATACTTTCTTTTTCAAACTGTGCGTCAATTCTTTGAGACGCTTCTTCCAGAGACTCCATATACGCTTGCATTGGTGCAAGTCCCTCCTGAATTTTAACCAAGCGTTCTCTTGCTGCATAGGGGAAACATATTTACACATCTCAGGCACAACATACCTCCCACCATCCCCCACAGATGACATGCCGGGGTTAATGAACTTTTCATTAAATGTCCGTGCAGACTGTGCGACTTTCAAGGTATCATTGTGCAGCACATTATCCACCATACATTCAAGCCCATATCGCGCAGGGTGCACAGTCTTTTTAGGAGTCTCACCCCTCCATGGAACGTGACCACAGTCCTTTGGCAGGGACACCTCCCGTTGTGCCCTCAAAGCACTGTAGTCCGCCTCCAACACCGACCAGTGGGGTTTTctggccactttgccactggacacCCACACTCGGCCTTTGAAACGCAGTTTcgacctcctggccctttaaaccgctgattcggcctcctggccctttgtgCGCCATTCTGGAACCTGTCGCACCAGGTCCTCCATGGCAGCAGTCTTTTTTAGACAGGGCACTAGCGGCTTTTATCCAGGACATGCAGTGTTAGTTGCCGGTGTCTACTCGTTTCCCACATCCGAAACACCATATGTGGGGTGATAGCTTGGTAGAGTGCGGGTTTCGTGATAGTtagagacggaacaccagcggatgcacTCCAAAGCAGGTGTGACCTGCATTTATTTTACAACAGCAACACAAAGTCCAACCTTAGTTTCAGGCAAAACAGCAACATAACAGTccaagccttagcttcaggcaaacagCAACATAACAGTccaagccttagcttcaggcaaacacATAATAGTCCACAATCCTGCTATCAGGCCGTCCCAGCCTGATCAGGTTGCACTTAGCAGGTGCAGTGTACAGCAGGGCTTCTCTCTCCAGCCGGttacacaggctgccagggttcAGCAGCCATCTTCACTCAGTCTGGTCCTCCcaaacacacaactctgctaggtgttgaggtgagggtcgtctccctgtccacctcttggttaaccctcgcaatagatgtcctgtctctggccctctacaggccctcctgtgtactgcattactatatatatgtgtgtgtgtgtatatatatatatatatatatatatatatatatatatatatatatatatgtatatatatatgtatatatgtatatatatgtatatatatatgtatatatgtatatatatatatatatatatatatatatatgtatatatgtatatatatatatatatatatatatatgtatatatgtatatatatatatatatatatatatatatatatatatatatgtatatatgtatatatatatatatatatatatatatatgtatatatgtatatatatatatatatatatatatatatgtatatatatgtataaatgtatatatatgtatatatgtatatatatatatatatatatatatatatgtatatatgtatatatatatatatatatatgtatatatatgtataaatgtatatatatatatatatatatatatatatatatatgtatatgtgtatatatatatatatatatatatgtatgtatatatatatatatatatatatgtgtatatatatatatgtgtatatatatatatatatatatatgtgtatatatatatatatatatatatatgtgtatatatatatatatatatatatatatatatgtatatatatatatatgtgtatatatatatatgtatatatatatatgtatatgtatatatatgtatatatatatgtatatatatatatatgtatatatatatgtatatatatatatgtatatatatatatgtatatatatatatgtatatatatatgtatatatatatatatatatatgtatatatgtatatatatatatatatatgtatatatatatatatatatatgtatatatatatatatatatatatatatatatgtatatatatatatatatatatatatatatgtatatatatatatatatgtatatatatatatatatgtatatatatatatatatgtatatatatatatgtatatatatatatgtatatgtatatatatatatatgtatatatatgtatatatatatatatatgtatatgtatatatatgtatatgtgtatatgtatatatatgtatatgtatatatatgtatatatatatatatgtatatatatatatgtatatttatatatatatatatatatatatgtatatatatatatatatgtatatatatatatatatatatatatatgtatatatatatatatatgtatatatatatatatatatgtatatatatatatatatgtatatatatatatatgtatatatatatatatatatatatatatatatgtatatatatatgtatatatatatatatatatatatatatatatatgtatatatatatatatatatatatatatatatatatacatatatatatatatatatatatatatatatatatatatatatatatatatatatatatacatatatacatatatacacatatatatatatatatatatatatatatatatacacatatatatatatatatatatatatatacatatatatatatatatatatatatatacatatatatatacatatatatatatatacatatacatatatatatatacatatatatatatatatatacatatatatatatatatatatatatatatatatatatatatatatatatatacatatatatatatatatatatatatatgtatatatatatatatatatatatatatatgtatatatatatatatatatatatatatatgtatatatatatatatatatatatatatatatatatatatatgtatatatatatatatatatatgtatatatatatatgtatatgtatatatatatatatgtatatatatatatatatatatatatatgtgtatatatatatatatatatatatatgtgtatatatatatgtgtatatatatatatatatatatatatatatatatatatatatgtatatatgtatatgtatatatgtgtatatatatatgtatatatgtatatgtatatatatatatatatatatatatatatatgtatatatatatatatatatatgtatatatgtatatatatatatgtatatatatatatgtatatatatatatgtatatatatatatatatatatgtatatgtatatatgtatatgtatatatatatatatgtatatatgtatatatatatatgtatatatatatatgtatatatatatatgtatatatatatatatatatgtatatgtatatatatatatatatatatatatatatatatatgtgtatatatatatatatatatatatatgtatatatatatgtatatatatgtatatatatgtatatatatatgtatatatatatgtatatatatgtatatatatatgtatatatatgtatatatatatgtatatatatatatgtatatatatatatgtatatatatgtatatatatatatgtatatatatgtatatatatatgtgtatatatatgtatatatatgtgtatatatatgtatatatatgtatatatatatgtatatatatgtatatatatatgtatatatatgtatatatatatgtatgtatatatatatatatgtatgtatatatatgtatatatatatatatatatatgtatatatatatgtatgtatatatatgtgtatatatatatatatgtatatatatatatatatatatatatatgtatatgtatatatatatatatgtatatatatatatatatatatgtatatatatatatatgtatatatatgtatatatatatatatgtatatatatgtatatatatatatatgtatatatatatatgtatatatatgtataaaaatttATATTTGTGTTTgtgcacacactattatacatatatacacacacatatatatgtgtgtttgtataatagtgtgtactagtcgcgcgttgctgtgacttcagaagaaaggaaattcaAAGAAACTGGTtatgataacattgaatttacattgtgtgaTTATGTTTATGTTTCAAAGAGTTTTATTGGAATTAAACTCAGAGTTGGCAACACTCTGCGTCAAAGACCCCACGCAGGGGGATATAGGTATTTTTTGACAATGGAGTACAGAGCTCCTATGATTCAGACAGGCATGAATCATTGACATTAATACAACAAAAGAGGGAGGGTAGGAGGACAAAGGAAAAAAGGCTATGGGAAACTAGGTGATGCTGGGAAGGAGGGGAAAGAGTGTAGACAGGggaaagaaaacagcaagaaacGGAACAATGGACAGAGTACATGTAGGGGTGCGCTACAaaagatggcctgtagggggcaacaggcaATCAGTCTGTTGCCTGAAGcaagagggaaaacacccacaggtgtggccaGTGAGATAAAAAGGCTTGTTCCTGCTAAAGAGACGGTGAGTGTCTGGCTGAGGGCCAGatagacagctcagtggagctgcaggGCTGTTAGCCCGAGTGTGACCGGCTGGAAGAGAGAaaccctgctgtgcgctgcaccttCTAAGTGCGACCGGATCAGGCTAGGACAGACTGATAGCGGGATTTTTGGGACTATTGCTTGTGTACCTGAAGCTAAGGTGGGACGTTTATGTTGCTGTTTTGCCTGAAGCAAAGGTTGGACTTTATGTTGCGGTTATAAAATAAATGCAGGTCACACCTGGTTTGGA
The nucleotide sequence above comes from Eleutherodactylus coqui strain aEleCoq1 chromosome 2, aEleCoq1.hap1, whole genome shotgun sequence. Encoded proteins:
- the LOC136610004 gene encoding myosin-9-like produces the protein MVGARERLVKIQEGLAPMQAYMESLEEASQRIDAQFEKESILQEVEQLKAKSTALLKEKEHFERLAKEEGDHLVLLEQKNVPCEQSLKDLREVAREEADRRVCLEAQSVPYEQVYEKSEVHGTKVQELERSHAVVVGKLSKQLKQLEKVNETLKSDSVQKALSEQVSRLQVKLEALSEESQRLVQEETQHRLSLSAHLKIMQDERDVFLKQLEEDAEAKRNLSKQIATLQAEVSDLKYGLEKSDVCLESVEEQKREVQEELKATRQQYEEKTAACDKLEKVKVHIQQELEGASVKLGLQKELVSRLRKTQQLCERQLTVEKIRSARYVTECERDEEMVYMKETEVLTVTPTLKIISEIEEKLYEPPAGGVTVEEHDGEILKEVEAINLLFCLQTDVYDELEKFTVSLQQKVDISVELGYQCQMVSNWEKKQQMVEQWLTEGKSGFPKVAKERRNQRVRTEVPDWISAKTGAEKSTLIREKSKGVAQRPVEEKEILWENIEKEALTLKHLMKVVSEEKVVLQKSAKTLNAKVKLWKSKSHFAEKRVQRLVRSRSQSRQQVKEKGLWKSPNNDAGTRTLVQRDRKGVVQQPVAGLKNGASPQGSGIRHQGTGGGSRPALGDVRNQECNVVSRKQLLEIRSLKKDITSVNKRKVKVRPEQKIQTKQTSEVQEAKEGAESEATESEKVSQVAAEVLEDL